The following proteins are co-located in the Calliphora vicina chromosome 2, idCalVici1.1, whole genome shotgun sequence genome:
- the LOC135949903 gene encoding uncharacterized protein LOC135949903 gives MRLSEEESLTKCRSILGKMKAAMARQRNINRDVQNGVLELDELLDIIADYRRNWKTAEEEREVIKPHKALQICQDTPTIPRNKRSALSPAETNPMKKQKKKTSGNSTAVAPTETQTEDAPETRRGKKDRRNPRPKKPKKRPDAVVIKPRDGHSYADVLKNLKTKVNPEETEVAIQSVRKTKSGSILLVMGQGGRKDEFREAIMSTLKEEATVQDMKSKATIEIQDLDSLTTEEEVLKAIQNVANITEEDTNIRLTATNSREQKRAFVSLPTADANTLLEKRRILIGWTYCRIRYMEEVKRCYKCFESGHMQWDCKGPDRKSMGLCIRCGQKGHKMKECRNPPKCCICSQSEGRPTDHMPGSRSCKPPKIA, from the coding sequence ATGAGACTTTCAGAGGAAGAATCCCTGACGAAGTGCCGAAGCATTCTCGGAAAGATGAAAGCGGCCATGGCCAGACAAAGAAACATCAACAGAGATGTTCAAAATGGTGTTTTAGAGTTGGACGAACTACTGGACATAATCGCCGACTACCGAAGAAACTGGAAAACAGCAGAGGAGGAAAGGGAAGTGATTAAACCTCACAAGGCGCTGCAGATCTGCCAAGATACTCCAACAATACCTCGCAACAAAAGAAGCGCACTTAGTCCAGCGGAAACTAACCCAATGAAAAAACAGAAGAAGAAAACTAGCGGAAACTCTACAGCAGTGGCACCTACAGAAACTCAAACCGAGGATGCACCAGAAACAAGAAGAGGCAAAAAAGATCGAAGAAATCCACGCCCCAAGAAACCTAAGAAACGACCCGATGCTGTTGTTATAAAACCTCGAGATGGTCACAGCTACGCGGATGTCCTgaaaaatctcaaaacgaaAGTGAACCCGGAAGAAACAGAAGTGGCAATCCAATCCGTTCGGAAGACAAAATCTGGCTCTATACTCCTGGTAATGGGTCAAGGCGGAAGAAAGGATGAGTTCCGTGAGGCTATCATGAGTACATTAAAAGAGGAGGCTACGGTACAGGACATGAAATCCAAGGCCACAATAGAAATTCAGGATCTTGACTCCCTGACAACAGAGGAAGAAGTGCTCAAGGCCATACAAAATGTGGCCAATATAACGGAGGAGGACACAAATATACGTCTGACGGCTACAAATAGCAGGGAACAGAAGAGAGCTTTTGTATCTCTGCCAACAGCTGACGCAAACACATTGCTCGAGAAACGAAGAATACTGATAGGATGGACATACTGCCGCATACGGTACATGGAGGAGGTGAAGCGCTGCTACAAATGCTTCGAATCGGGACATATGCAATGGGACTGTAAAGGACCCGATAGGAAGAGCATGGGACTGTGCATAAGATGTGGACAGAAGGGCCACAAGATGAAAGAATGCAGAAACCCCCCGAAATGCTGCATCTGCTCACAGAGCGAGGGCAGACCAACAGACCACATGCCTGGATCCCGAAGCTGTAAACCCCCTAAAATAGCTTGA